A region of Candidatus Aminicenantes bacterium DNA encodes the following proteins:
- a CDS encoding SpoIIE family protein phosphatase — MPLLYLYPKRGAGFSIELGSEPISLGRAADNSVPLGDPFCSSRHAVIRPAENGYVVEDAGSKNGTFLNGRKLEGAALLRTGDEVRLGGVRIVFDRPLSAAVEMTDEAASITRVNTVVPVQDLLRRTGGPVGPGAPGPDGISDDRDVAAVMGEVSQALLLHRPLHELLDHIMGLISAHVAMDRGVLMLVEGEPPHLQTKSIRVNTPALQAEKIQVSRGIVAMVFEQKLSVIITDAAIDPRFMARESVMAAGIRSALCVPLWDNKAVIGVLYADRLSTVRPFAEKDLRLLTLLANLAAVKIENALLMEDAIKKERMERELALAARIQKDLLPKETPLCAELDISGRNVPCLEVGGDYYDFIPVDDCRMGIAIADVSGKGVSASLLMASLRAALHSEIRPDHDLARLAAKLSDFVFKSSPINDFITFFWGELDTATGVLRYVNAGHPPPILCGAGRPPRTLDGTGLALGMLPGLVYEVGEAVLAVGETWVLYTDGITESRRADGEEYGPDRLAELACASAGTSAVLIDAVFAALEEFSGTRAGADDRTLVVIKRIR; from the coding sequence ATGCCGCTCCTTTACCTCTACCCCAAGCGCGGCGCCGGCTTCTCGATCGAGCTGGGCTCCGAGCCGATCAGCCTCGGTCGGGCGGCCGACAACTCCGTCCCGCTGGGCGATCCGTTCTGCTCCAGCCGCCACGCGGTTATCCGACCGGCGGAGAACGGCTATGTCGTGGAGGATGCGGGGAGCAAGAACGGAACCTTCCTCAACGGCCGCAAGCTCGAAGGGGCCGCGCTCCTGCGCACGGGCGACGAGGTTCGGCTGGGCGGCGTCCGGATCGTCTTCGACCGGCCCCTCTCCGCGGCCGTCGAGATGACCGACGAGGCCGCCTCGATCACCCGGGTCAATACCGTCGTCCCCGTGCAGGACCTCCTGCGGCGGACGGGCGGCCCCGTCGGTCCCGGTGCGCCGGGTCCGGACGGCATCTCCGACGATCGCGACGTGGCCGCGGTCATGGGCGAAGTCAGCCAGGCGCTCCTTCTCCATCGCCCCCTGCACGAGCTGCTCGACCACATCATGGGCCTCATCAGCGCCCACGTCGCGATGGATCGCGGCGTCCTGATGCTCGTCGAGGGCGAGCCGCCCCATCTGCAGACCAAGTCGATCCGGGTCAACACGCCGGCCCTGCAGGCCGAAAAAATCCAAGTCAGCCGGGGCATCGTGGCCATGGTCTTCGAGCAGAAGCTCTCGGTCATCATCACGGACGCCGCCATCGACCCCCGGTTCATGGCCCGCGAGAGCGTCATGGCGGCCGGCATCCGCTCGGCCCTCTGCGTCCCCCTCTGGGACAACAAGGCCGTCATCGGCGTCCTTTACGCCGATCGGCTCTCGACGGTCCGGCCTTTTGCCGAGAAGGACCTGCGGCTGCTGACCCTGCTGGCCAACCTGGCTGCGGTCAAGATCGAGAACGCCCTGCTGATGGAAGACGCCATCAAGAAGGAGCGTATGGAGCGCGAGCTGGCCCTGGCCGCCCGCATCCAGAAGGACCTGCTGCCCAAGGAGACGCCGCTCTGCGCCGAGCTGGACATCTCCGGCCGCAACGTCCCCTGTCTTGAGGTCGGAGGCGATTATTATGATTTCATCCCGGTGGACGACTGCCGGATGGGCATCGCCATCGCCGACGTTTCGGGCAAGGGCGTCAGCGCTTCTCTGCTGATGGCCTCGCTGCGGGCCGCGCTACACTCCGAGATCCGGCCCGATCACGACCTGGCCAGGCTGGCGGCGAAATTGAGTGATTTCGTGTTCAAGAGCTCCCCCATCAACGATTTCATCACTTTCTTCTGGGGCGAGCTGGACACGGCGACCGGTGTCCTTCGCTATGTCAATGCCGGCCATCCGCCCCCGATCCTATGCGGCGCCGGCCGGCCGCCGCGCACCCTGGACGGCACCGGTCTGGCCTTGGGCATGCTGCCGGGCCTGGTGTACGAGGTCGGGGAGGCCGTCCTCGCGGTGGGCGAAACGTGGGTGCTTTACACCGACGGCATTACCGAGAGCCGGCGGGCCGACGGCGAGGAATATGGCCCCGACCGGCTGGCCGAGCTGGCTTGCGCCAGCGCCGGGACGTCGGCCGTTCTGATCGACGCCGTCTTTGCCGCGTTGGAAGAGTTCTCGGGGACGCGGGCCGGCGCCGACGATCGGACCCTGGTCGTGATCAAGCGGATCCGTTAA